The Tistrella mobilis genome window below encodes:
- the trbF gene encoding conjugal transfer protein TrbF encodes MNLFRRPATHYGKTPQPETPYQKAAQIWDERIGSARVQARNWRFMAFGCLALSAGFAAALVVQSARGTVVPWIVQVDKLGQAQTVAAATADYRPTDPQIAWHLARFIEQVRSVPADPIIVRQNWLRAYEWTTDRGAAALNDYARVNDPFTKVGKQQVAVEVSSVIRASPESFRIAWIERRYENGQLSTTERWTAILTIVVQPPRDAERLKANPLGIYVNAINWSRELGQ; translated from the coding sequence ATGAACCTCTTCCGACGACCCGCCACCCACTACGGCAAGACGCCGCAACCCGAGACCCCCTATCAGAAGGCTGCCCAGATATGGGACGAGCGTATCGGCTCCGCCCGCGTCCAGGCGCGCAACTGGCGCTTTATGGCTTTCGGATGCCTGGCGCTGTCGGCCGGCTTCGCCGCCGCTCTTGTCGTCCAGTCGGCGCGGGGCACCGTCGTTCCCTGGATCGTTCAGGTCGACAAGCTGGGACAGGCCCAGACCGTCGCCGCGGCAACCGCCGACTACCGTCCGACCGATCCGCAGATCGCATGGCATCTCGCCCGTTTCATCGAACAGGTCCGCTCCGTCCCGGCCGATCCGATCATCGTGCGGCAGAACTGGCTGCGCGCCTATGAATGGACGACGGACCGGGGCGCGGCCGCGCTCAACGACTATGCCCGCGTCAACGACCCCTTCACCAAGGTCGGCAAGCAGCAGGTTGCCGTCGAGGTTTCCTCGGTCATCCGCGCCTCGCCGGAGAGCTTCCGGATCGCGTGGATAGAGCGGCGCTATGAGAACGGCCAGCTTTCGACCACCGAGCGATGGACGGCAATTCTCACCATCGTCGTCCAGCCGCCCCGCGACGCCGAACGGCTCAAGGCCAATCCGCTCGGCATCTACGTCAATGCAATCAACTGGTCGCGGGAGTTGGGACAATGA
- a CDS encoding conjugal transfer protein TraG — protein MSATKILWGQILTVFLIVLATTWTATQWTAWRLGFQAQLGTPWFELAGWPVYYPPSFFLWWYFYDAYAPSVFMEGGLVAASGGFIAIAVAIGMSVWRARENKEVETFGSARWARPEEITAARLLDPDGVVLGRMDRSYLRHDGPEHVMCFAPTRSGKGVGLVVPTLLTWPGSCVVHDIKGENWSLTAGFRSRHGRVLLFDPTNARSSAYNPLLEVRKGQWEVRDVQNIADILVDPEGSLEKRNHWEKTSHALLVGAILHVLYAEKDKTLAGVAAFLSDPKRTIEATLDAMMRTAHLGEAGPHPVVASAARELLNKSDNERSGVLSTAMSFLGLYRDPVVAEVTRRCDWRIGDIVGAARPTTLYLVVPPSDINRTKPLIRLILNQIGRRLTEELETRGDRHRLLLMLDEFPALGRLDFFESALAFMAGYGLKSFLIAQSLNQIEKAYGPNNSILDNCHVRVAFATNDERTAKRVSDALGTATEMRAMKNYAGHRLSPWLGHLMVSRSETARPLLTPGEIMQLPPADEIVMVAGTPPIRAKKARYFEDPRFQERVLPPPALVSENVEPDDWSSLPLPQRPEVDLTPVSGVGEDDDDPTESERRHQPELSRVKTVEKKEPIDNEFGGDPGDDSEDDTVRNSRMNRLMRQVARQASLDPNDGIDL, from the coding sequence ATGTCCGCCACGAAAATCCTCTGGGGCCAGATCCTCACCGTCTTCCTGATCGTCCTCGCGACGACATGGACGGCGACGCAGTGGACCGCGTGGCGGCTCGGGTTTCAGGCGCAGCTCGGCACCCCATGGTTCGAACTCGCCGGATGGCCGGTCTACTATCCGCCGTCCTTCTTCCTGTGGTGGTACTTCTACGACGCTTATGCGCCGTCCGTTTTCATGGAAGGCGGCCTCGTCGCGGCATCAGGCGGCTTCATCGCCATCGCCGTTGCCATCGGCATGTCGGTCTGGCGGGCGCGCGAGAACAAGGAGGTCGAAACCTTCGGCTCGGCGCGATGGGCGCGGCCGGAGGAGATCACCGCCGCGCGTCTTCTCGACCCGGATGGCGTGGTGCTCGGCCGGATGGATCGCTCCTATCTGCGCCATGACGGGCCGGAGCATGTCATGTGTTTCGCCCCGACCCGATCCGGCAAGGGCGTCGGCCTCGTCGTGCCGACCCTGCTGACCTGGCCGGGAAGCTGCGTCGTCCACGACATCAAGGGCGAGAACTGGAGCCTGACCGCCGGCTTCCGTTCGCGGCACGGCCGCGTCCTCCTGTTCGATCCGACCAATGCGCGCTCCTCGGCCTACAATCCTCTGCTCGAGGTGCGAAAGGGCCAGTGGGAGGTCCGCGACGTCCAGAACATCGCCGACATTCTCGTCGACCCGGAGGGCTCGCTGGAGAAGCGGAACCACTGGGAGAAGACCAGCCACGCGCTTCTGGTCGGCGCGATCCTCCATGTCCTCTATGCCGAGAAGGACAAGACGCTCGCCGGTGTCGCCGCCTTTCTCTCCGATCCGAAGCGGACGATCGAAGCCACGCTCGACGCGATGATGCGAACGGCGCATCTGGGCGAGGCCGGGCCGCACCCTGTCGTCGCCAGCGCGGCGCGCGAGCTGCTCAACAAATCCGATAACGAACGCTCGGGTGTGCTCTCCACCGCGATGTCGTTCCTCGGCCTCTACCGCGATCCGGTCGTGGCCGAGGTGACGCGCCGCTGCGACTGGCGGATCGGCGATATCGTCGGCGCTGCGCGCCCGACGACGCTCTATCTCGTGGTCCCGCCTTCCGACATCAACCGGACCAAGCCGCTGATCCGGTTGATCCTCAACCAGATCGGCCGCCGGCTCACCGAGGAGCTGGAGACGAGGGGCGATCGCCATCGTCTGCTCCTCATGCTCGACGAGTTTCCCGCACTCGGCCGGCTGGATTTTTTTGAGAGTGCGTTAGCCTTCATGGCGGGATACGGGCTGAAGAGCTTCCTGATCGCGCAGTCGCTGAACCAGATCGAGAAAGCCTACGGGCCGAACAATTCGATCCTCGACAACTGCCATGTCCGCGTCGCCTTCGCCACGAATGACGAGCGGACGGCCAAGCGTGTCTCCGACGCGCTCGGCACGGCGACCGAGATGCGGGCGATGAAGAATTATGCCGGGCACAGGTTGAGCCCTTGGCTCGGCCACCTGATGGTGTCGCGCTCGGAGACGGCGCGACCGCTGCTCACGCCCGGCGAGATCATGCAGCTTCCGCCCGCCGACGAAATCGTCATGGTGGCGGGCACGCCGCCGATCCGGGCGAAGAAGGCCCGCTACTTCGAGGACCCGCGTTTTCAGGAAAGGGTCCTGCCGCCCCCGGCGCTGGTCTCCGAGAATGTCGAGCCGGACGACTGGAGCAGCCTGCCCCTGCCGCAGCGGCCGGAGGTCGATCTGACCCCGGTCTCCGGCGTTGGCGAGGATGACGACGATCCGACCGAATCCGAGCGGCGGCACCAGCCTGAACTCAGCCGCGTCAAAACCGTCGAGAAAAAGGAGCCGATCGACAACGAGTTCGGCGGCGATCCCGGCGACGACAGCGAGGACGATACCGTTCGCAACAGCCGGATGAACCGGCTTATGCGGCAGGTCGCGCGGCAGGCTTCGCTCGATCCCAATGACGGCATCGACCTGTGA
- a CDS encoding TrbC/VirB2 family protein gives MMMSAAPSAHASGSSMPWEAPLQKILESVEGPVAKIVAVIIIIVTGLTLAFGDTAGGFRRLIQIVFGLSIAFAASSFFLSFFSFGGGALI, from the coding sequence ATGATGATGTCGGCCGCGCCGTCCGCCCACGCCTCCGGCTCCTCGATGCCGTGGGAAGCGCCGCTTCAGAAGATCCTCGAATCCGTCGAAGGGCCGGTCGCGAAAATCGTGGCCGTGATCATTATCATCGTGACGGGTCTGACGCTCGCCTTCGGCGATACGGCCGGCGGCTTCCGCCGTCTCATCCAGATCGTCTTCGGCCTGTCGATCGCGTTCGCGGCCAGTTCCTTCTTCCTCTCCTTCTTCTCGTTCGGCGGCGGGGCGCTCATCTGA
- a CDS encoding VirB3 family type IV secretion system protein, with protein MAAGFEQLDAVPGFSVPVHRALTEHILLGGAPRSIAIMNGTLAGAVGLGLRLWLVGLAIWMIGHLTAVWAAKRDPLFVEVGRRHLRIPGHLSV; from the coding sequence ATGGCGGCCGGCTTCGAACAGCTCGACGCCGTGCCGGGGTTCTCGGTTCCCGTCCATCGCGCGCTGACCGAGCACATCCTGCTCGGCGGCGCGCCGCGCTCGATCGCCATCATGAACGGGACGCTCGCCGGCGCCGTCGGCCTTGGCCTGCGGCTCTGGCTGGTCGGGCTCGCGATCTGGATGATCGGCCATCTCACCGCCGTCTGGGCGGCCAAGCGCGATCCGCTCTTCGTGGAGGTCGGGCGCCGACATCTGCGCATCCCCGGCCACCTGTCGGTGTGA
- the trbE gene encoding conjugal transfer protein TrbE, whose protein sequence is MMNLAEYRRTSARLADYLPWAALVGAGVVLNKDGSFQRTARFRGPDLDSAVAAELVAVAARLNNAFRRLGSGWAIFVEAQRSEAATYPDSRFPDPASSLVDSERKADFEEEGAHFVSSYFLTMLYLPPAEEAARTEAWLYEGRERSGVDPHEALRAFTDRTDRILALLDGFMPECAWLDDGETLTYLHSTISTNRHRVRVPEAPMYLDALLADQPLTGGLEPRLGEQHLRILTIVGFPTATTPGILDELNRLAFEYRWSTRAILLDKTDAIRLLTKIRRQWFAKRKSIAAILKEVMTNEQSVLVDTDAANKAQDADLALQELGQDFAGEAYITATVTVWDGDARVADEKLRLVEKVIQGRDFTCMPETINAVDAWLGSLPGHVYGNVRQPPVNTLNLAHMMPLSAVWAGPERDEHLGAPPLLYGRTEGSTPFRLSIHVGDVGHTLVVGPTGAGKSVLLALMALQFRRYKRSQVFAFDFGGSIRASALAMGGDWHDLGGDLTDGSETSVSLQPLARIHEVPERAWAADWIVAILMREGVQITPEVKEHLWTALTSLASAPVGERTITGLAVLLQSNDLKQALRPYCVGGPYGRLLDAESEHLGSASVQAFEIEGLVGTGSAAAVLAYLFHRIGDRLDGRPTLLIIDEGWLALDDDGFSGQLREWLKTLRKKNASVIFATQSLSDIDGSSIAPAIIESCLTRLLLPNERAVEPQITAIYRRFGLNDRQIELIARATPKRDYYCQSRRGNRMFELGLSEVGLALCAASSKSDQTLIDQIVAEHGRDGFLPAWLAARDVAWAADLIPDLVNFDPQPEQEN, encoded by the coding sequence ATGATGAACCTTGCCGAATACCGCCGCACCTCCGCCCGCCTCGCTGATTACCTGCCCTGGGCCGCGCTCGTCGGCGCCGGCGTCGTCCTCAACAAGGATGGCTCGTTCCAGCGCACGGCGCGCTTTCGCGGGCCGGATCTGGATTCCGCCGTGGCGGCCGAACTGGTCGCCGTCGCCGCCCGCCTCAACAACGCCTTCCGCCGCCTCGGCTCCGGCTGGGCGATCTTCGTCGAGGCGCAGCGGTCCGAGGCCGCGACCTATCCCGACAGCCGCTTTCCCGATCCCGCCTCATCGTTGGTCGATTCCGAGCGCAAGGCCGATTTCGAGGAAGAGGGCGCGCATTTCGTGTCCAGCTATTTCCTCACCATGCTTTACCTGCCGCCCGCCGAGGAAGCCGCCCGCACGGAAGCGTGGCTCTATGAAGGCCGGGAGCGCTCCGGCGTCGATCCTCATGAGGCGCTGCGCGCCTTCACCGACCGCACCGATCGCATCCTGGCACTGCTCGACGGCTTCATGCCGGAATGCGCATGGCTCGATGACGGCGAGACGCTCACCTACCTGCATTCGACAATTTCGACCAACCGGCACCGCGTCCGCGTGCCGGAGGCACCGATGTACCTCGATGCGCTGCTCGCCGACCAGCCGCTCACCGGCGGGCTGGAGCCGCGCCTGGGCGAGCAACATCTTCGCATCCTCACCATTGTCGGATTTCCGACCGCGACGACGCCCGGCATTCTCGACGAGCTGAACCGGCTCGCCTTCGAATATCGCTGGTCGACGCGCGCGATCCTCCTCGACAAGACCGATGCCATCCGCCTCCTGACCAAGATCAGGCGGCAGTGGTTCGCCAAGCGCAAATCGATCGCCGCGATCCTCAAGGAGGTGATGACCAACGAGCAATCCGTGCTCGTCGACACCGACGCCGCGAACAAGGCGCAGGATGCGGATCTCGCGCTTCAGGAACTCGGCCAGGACTTCGCCGGAGAAGCATACATCACCGCCACCGTGACCGTCTGGGACGGCGACGCCCGCGTGGCCGACGAGAAGCTGCGGCTGGTCGAGAAGGTGATCCAGGGCCGCGATTTCACCTGCATGCCCGAGACCATCAACGCCGTGGATGCCTGGCTCGGCAGCCTGCCCGGCCACGTCTACGGAAATGTCCGGCAGCCGCCGGTCAACACCCTCAACCTTGCCCACATGATGCCGCTCAGCGCCGTGTGGGCGGGGCCGGAACGGGACGAGCATCTCGGCGCGCCCCCGCTGCTGTATGGCAGGACCGAAGGCTCGACCCCGTTCCGGCTTTCAATTCACGTCGGCGATGTCGGCCATACGCTCGTCGTCGGCCCGACCGGCGCAGGCAAGTCCGTGCTGCTCGCGCTCATGGCCTTGCAGTTCCGTCGTTACAAGCGCTCGCAGGTCTTCGCCTTCGATTTCGGGGGCAGCATCCGCGCCTCGGCGCTCGCCATGGGCGGCGACTGGCACGATCTCGGCGGCGACCTGACCGATGGCTCGGAAACCTCGGTTTCCCTCCAGCCGCTCGCCCGCATCCATGAGGTGCCGGAACGCGCCTGGGCGGCCGACTGGATCGTCGCCATCCTGATGCGCGAGGGCGTGCAGATCACACCGGAGGTCAAGGAGCACCTCTGGACCGCGCTGACCTCGCTCGCCTCCGCGCCGGTCGGGGAGCGCACCATCACCGGCCTTGCCGTGCTGCTCCAGTCGAACGACCTGAAACAGGCGCTGCGCCCCTACTGCGTCGGCGGTCCATATGGCCGCCTGCTCGACGCCGAGAGCGAGCATCTCGGCTCGGCGTCCGTACAGGCGTTCGAGATCGAGGGGCTAGTCGGAACCGGCTCCGCCGCGGCGGTGCTGGCTTATCTCTTCCATCGCATCGGCGACCGGCTCGACGGCCGGCCGACGCTCCTGATCATCGACGAAGGCTGGCTGGCGCTCGACGACGACGGCTTTTCCGGCCAGCTCCGCGAATGGCTGAAGACGCTGCGCAAGAAGAACGCCAGCGTGATCTTCGCCACGCAATCGCTGTCCGACATCGATGGCAGCAGCATTGCGCCCGCCATCATCGAAAGCTGCCTGACCCGGTTGCTCCTGCCGAATGAACGCGCGGTCGAGCCCCAGATCACGGCGATCTATCGGCGCTTCGGCCTCAACGACCGCCAGATCGAGCTGATCGCCCGCGCCACGCCGAAGCGCGACTACTACTGCCAGTCGCGGCGCGGCAACCGGATGTTCGAGCTGGGCCTGTCGGAAGTCGGGCTCGCGCTTTGCGCGGCCTCCTCGAAATCCGACCAGACCCTCATCGACCAGATCGTCGCCGAACACGGCCGCGACGGCTTCCTGCCCGCGTGGCTCGCGGCGCGCGACGTCGCATGGGCCGCGGACCTCATCCCCGATCTCGTCAACTTCGACCCCCAGCCCGAACAGGAGAACTGA
- the trbG gene encoding P-type conjugative transfer protein TrbG, translating into MTPHFRNAANPAFRKSVITALLVSTAVLGGCASAKKPPAITYDSDVPPLPAVPAVTDTTPKPLHIPPAWTVSRGGGGASTPTARVENANLAARVEPRREGYYNAIQVYPWSDGALYQIYASPGQITNIALEPGESLTGAGPIAAGDTARWIIGDTESGSGETRRVHVLVKPSRAEISTNLVITTDRRTYMIELRSREKPYMPSVAWSYPRARGGSAQAIPTTPVIPAVAARNYRYGFASGDNPPWKPVSVYDDGRRVYIEFPRGIVQGELPPIFVIGPEGEAQIANTRTYRNVLIVDRLFGAAELRLGGGKRQQTVRIERIDGSSRATNVRQDKGGQSS; encoded by the coding sequence ATGACGCCGCACTTCCGCAATGCCGCAAACCCGGCTTTCCGTAAATCCGTGATCACGGCTTTGCTGGTATCGACTGCGGTGCTCGGCGGATGTGCTTCTGCGAAGAAGCCGCCTGCAATCACCTACGATTCCGACGTCCCGCCGCTGCCGGCCGTACCGGCTGTGACGGACACCACGCCAAAGCCGCTCCACATCCCGCCCGCCTGGACGGTGAGCCGGGGCGGCGGCGGAGCCAGTACGCCGACCGCCCGTGTCGAGAACGCCAATCTCGCCGCCCGCGTCGAGCCGCGACGCGAGGGCTATTACAACGCTATCCAGGTCTATCCGTGGAGCGACGGCGCCCTCTATCAGATCTATGCCTCGCCCGGACAGATCACCAACATCGCGCTTGAGCCGGGTGAAAGCCTGACCGGCGCAGGCCCGATCGCCGCCGGCGACACAGCACGCTGGATCATCGGCGACACCGAGAGCGGCTCCGGCGAGACGCGGCGCGTGCATGTGCTGGTGAAACCGTCGCGCGCGGAAATCTCGACCAATCTCGTCATCACCACCGACCGGCGCACCTACATGATCGAGCTGCGCTCGCGCGAGAAACCCTACATGCCGTCCGTCGCCTGGTCCTATCCGCGCGCCCGCGGAGGCTCGGCGCAGGCGATACCGACAACGCCGGTTATCCCGGCCGTGGCGGCGCGGAACTATCGCTATGGCTTCGCATCCGGCGACAATCCGCCGTGGAAGCCGGTCTCCGTCTATGACGACGGGCGGCGCGTCTACATCGAGTTTCCGCGCGGCATCGTCCAGGGCGAATTGCCGCCGATCTTCGTGATCGGCCCCGAAGGCGAGGCCCAGATCGCCAATACGCGCACCTATCGCAACGTGCTGATCGTCGATCGCCTGTTCGGCGCGGCCGAGCTGCGGCTTGGCGGGGGCAAGCGTCAGCAGACCGTCAGGATCGAACGCATCGACGGCTCCTCGCGCGCAACGAATGTCCGCCAGGACAAGGGAGGGCAGTCGTCATGA
- the trbJ gene encoding P-type conjugative transfer protein TrbJ encodes MTPTSPRISAALLAATVLSVPLAVAPVLTTPAHAWKIVYDPTNYAQNVLQAARALEQITNQITSLQNEAQMLINQAKNLASLPFSSLQQLQQSVQRTQQLLSQAQNIAFDVGQIDQAFKTQYGNASLTASDAKLIEDAKTRWQNTVGGLQDAMRVQATVVGNIDTNRTQMSALVGQSQGATGALQATQAGNQLLALQAQQLADLTAVIAANGRAQALTDAERSAAAEQGREQRRRFLTPGSGYQPGNAKMFNGN; translated from the coding sequence ATGACGCCCACCTCGCCTCGCATCTCCGCCGCCCTGCTTGCCGCCACCGTGCTGTCCGTACCGCTCGCCGTCGCTCCGGTCCTGACCACCCCGGCACACGCCTGGAAGATCGTCTACGATCCGACCAATTACGCCCAGAACGTCCTTCAGGCCGCCCGCGCGCTGGAGCAGATCACCAACCAGATCACGTCGCTCCAGAACGAGGCGCAGATGCTCATCAACCAGGCGAAGAACCTGGCGAGCCTGCCGTTCTCCTCGCTCCAGCAGCTCCAGCAGTCCGTGCAGCGCACGCAGCAGCTCCTGAGCCAGGCGCAGAACATCGCATTCGACGTCGGCCAGATCGATCAGGCGTTCAAGACGCAATACGGCAACGCCTCGCTGACCGCCTCGGACGCCAAGCTGATCGAGGACGCGAAGACCCGCTGGCAGAACACCGTCGGCGGTCTGCAGGACGCCATGCGCGTCCAGGCCACCGTTGTCGGCAACATCGACACCAACCGTACCCAGATGTCGGCGCTGGTCGGGCAGAGCCAGGGCGCGACCGGCGCACTTCAGGCAACCCAGGCCGGCAACCAGCTCCTCGCCCTTCAGGCGCAGCAGCTCGCCGACCTGACCGCCGTGATCGCCGCGAACGGCCGGGCGCAGGCGCTCACCGACGCCGAGCGTTCAGCGGCCGCCGAGCAGGGACGCGAGCAGCGCCGCCGCTTCCTCACGCCCGGCTCCGGCTACCAGCCGGGAAACGCCAAGATGTTCAACGGCAACTGA
- the trbK-alt gene encoding putative entry exclusion protein TrbK-alt has product MDGKMLARLGAVVFVAVAITATAIELTRKDEVNVPEPARAVERSIDALRVEQRRCQQLGEAAGKDAGCLRVWAETRDRFLGRTPQPVAPAANDAR; this is encoded by the coding sequence ATGGACGGCAAGATGCTGGCCCGGCTGGGCGCCGTCGTCTTCGTGGCTGTCGCGATCACAGCGACGGCCATCGAGCTGACCCGCAAGGACGAGGTAAATGTCCCGGAGCCGGCGCGGGCCGTCGAGCGCTCGATCGATGCGCTTCGCGTCGAACAGCGACGGTGCCAGCAGCTTGGCGAGGCCGCCGGCAAGGATGCCGGATGCCTGCGCGTCTGGGCCGAGACCCGCGATCGCTTTCTCGGCCGCACGCCGCAGCCGGTCGCGCCCGCGGCGAATGACGCACGGTGA
- the trbB gene encoding P-type conjugative transfer ATPase TrbB, protein MLRTALGPAIAGFLEDPAVVEVMLNPDGRLWIDRLSEGLADTGERLSAADGERIVRLVAHHVGAEVHAGAPRVSAELPESGERFEGLLPPVVSAPAFAIRKPAVAVFTLADYVASGIMSADQAQTLRMAVQSRANILVAGGTSTGKTTLTNALLAEVAKGADRVVIIEDTRELQCAAPNLVAMRTKEGVVTLSDLVRSSLRLRPDRIPIGEVRGAEALDLLKAWGTGHPGGIGTIHAGTAIGALRRLEQLIQEAVVTVPRALIAETIDLVAVLAGRGSGRRLAQLARVEGLTADGDYHVIPATQPPTGEP, encoded by the coding sequence ATGCTCCGTACCGCGCTCGGACCCGCAATCGCCGGGTTTCTGGAGGACCCCGCGGTTGTCGAGGTAATGCTCAATCCCGATGGGCGGCTCTGGATCGACCGGCTCTCCGAAGGGCTGGCCGATACGGGGGAGCGGCTGTCGGCGGCCGATGGCGAGCGCATCGTGCGGCTCGTCGCGCATCATGTCGGCGCGGAGGTCCATGCCGGAGCGCCGCGCGTCTCGGCCGAGCTGCCCGAGAGCGGCGAGCGGTTCGAGGGCCTTCTTCCTCCCGTGGTCTCCGCGCCCGCCTTCGCGATCAGAAAGCCGGCCGTCGCGGTATTCACCCTCGCCGATTACGTCGCCTCCGGCATCATGTCCGCCGACCAGGCGCAGACGCTACGCATGGCGGTCCAGTCACGCGCCAACATCCTTGTCGCCGGCGGCACGTCGACCGGCAAGACGACGCTGACCAACGCCTTGCTGGCCGAAGTGGCGAAGGGCGCGGATCGCGTGGTCATCATCGAAGACACCCGCGAGCTGCAATGCGCCGCGCCGAACCTCGTCGCCATGCGGACCAAAGAGGGCGTCGTCACCCTCTCCGATCTCGTGCGCTCGTCGCTGCGCCTGCGCCCTGACCGCATTCCCATCGGCGAGGTGCGCGGCGCCGAGGCCCTCGATCTTCTCAAGGCATGGGGCACCGGACATCCCGGCGGCATCGGCACCATCCATGCCGGCACGGCGATCGGCGCGTTGCGCCGCCTCGAACAGCTCATTCAGGAAGCCGTCGTCACCGTCCCGCGCGCCCTGATCGCCGAGACCATCGATCTCGTCGCCGTGCTCGCCGGCCGAGGCTCCGGCCGCCGTCTCGCCCAGCTCGCCCGCGTCGAAGGGCTCACCGCCGACGGCGACTACCACGTCATTCCCGCAACTCAGCCCCCCACAGGAGAACCTTGA
- the trbL gene encoding P-type conjugative transfer protein TrbL produces the protein MGSTSVIDNFLSVFTSYIDSGFGLLGGEVAFIASTLIVIDVTLAALFWSWGADDDIMARLVKKTLFVGVFAYLISNWNSLAKIVFDSFAGLGLKGSGTSFSTADLLRPGKVAQTGLDAGRPLLDSISDLMGWIAFFENFIQIACMFFAWVLVILAFFILAIQLFVTLIEFKLSTLAGFVLIPFGLFGKTAFMAERVLGNVISSGIKVLVLAVIIGIGSTLFSQFTAGFGGATPTIDQAMAIVLAALSLLGLGIFGPGIANGLVSGGPQLGAGAAVGTGLAVGGAALAAGGGAVLAAKGGALALSGGAAAARGGAAAAGAASSAYTLGSMGQSGMSGIASGLGGVARAAGSGAASPLRRGLARAAESLKSSHTGGVKGAFETTGGSSTMGTVGGGGQAANDASAGAAAAGSVNTPPAWAQRMKRGQAMSHGVSAAAHAVRSGDSHGSGSSVNLSESDRS, from the coding sequence ATGGGCAGCACCAGCGTCATCGACAATTTCCTCTCGGTCTTCACGTCCTACATCGACAGCGGCTTTGGCCTGCTCGGCGGCGAGGTCGCCTTCATAGCTTCAACCCTCATCGTGATCGACGTGACGCTTGCGGCCCTGTTCTGGAGCTGGGGCGCTGACGACGACATCATGGCGCGGCTGGTGAAAAAGACGCTCTTCGTCGGGGTCTTTGCCTACCTGATTTCCAACTGGAACAGCCTCGCGAAGATCGTCTTCGACAGCTTCGCCGGACTCGGCCTGAAGGGCTCCGGAACCAGCTTCAGCACCGCCGATCTCCTGCGCCCCGGCAAGGTGGCGCAAACCGGACTCGACGCCGGACGGCCGCTGCTCGATTCCATCTCCGACCTCATGGGCTGGATCGCCTTCTTCGAGAATTTCATCCAGATCGCCTGCATGTTCTTCGCCTGGGTGCTGGTCATCCTCGCCTTCTTCATCCTGGCGATCCAGCTCTTCGTCACGCTGATCGAGTTCAAGCTGTCGACACTGGCCGGCTTCGTCCTGATCCCCTTCGGCCTGTTCGGAAAGACCGCGTTCATGGCCGAGCGGGTGCTCGGCAACGTGATCTCCTCCGGCATCAAGGTCCTGGTTCTCGCCGTCATCATCGGCATCGGCTCGACGTTGTTCTCGCAGTTCACCGCCGGCTTCGGCGGCGCGACGCCGACCATCGACCAGGCCATGGCGATCGTGCTCGCCGCGCTCTCCCTGCTCGGCCTCGGCATATTCGGCCCCGGCATCGCCAACGGCCTCGTCTCCGGCGGACCTCAACTCGGCGCGGGCGCCGCCGTAGGCACAGGGCTGGCGGTCGGAGGCGCAGCGCTCGCCGCAGGCGGCGGAGCCGTGCTGGCCGCCAAGGGCGGAGCGCTCGCTTTGTCTGGAGGTGCGGCCGCCGCGCGTGGCGGCGCTGCCGCCGCCGGCGCGGCTTCCTCGGCCTATACGCTCGGCTCGATGGGACAGTCCGGCATGTCGGGCATCGCCTCCGGTCTCGGCGGCGTGGCGCGCGCCGCCGGTTCGGGCGCTGCCTCGCCGCTGCGTCGCGGTCTCGCCCGCGCCGCTGAGAGCCTCAAGTCGAGCCACACCGGCGGCGTCAAGGGCGCTTTCGAAACGACGGGCGGCTCTTCGACCATGGGAACCGTCGGAGGTGGCGGGCAGGCCGCCAATGACGCCTCCGCCGGCGCTGCCGCGGCCGGATCTGTGAATACCCCGCCGGCCTGGGCGCAGCGCATGAAGCGCGGCCAGGCAATGAGCCATGGCGTTTCCGCGGCCGCCCACGCGGTCCGCTCCGGCGACAGCCACGGCTCCGGCTCTTCCGTCAATCTCTCCGAAAGCGACCGCTCATGA